One genomic segment of Primulina tabacum isolate GXHZ01 chromosome 9, ASM2559414v2, whole genome shotgun sequence includes these proteins:
- the LOC142504492 gene encoding two-component response regulator ORR26-like, with protein sequence MEMANEAGNIPSSSCHGWMVREIHVLLVDHDTESLMNTTKMLEICSYRVTVAGLASGAISTLSSGKAKFDIVMADVNSPDLRAFELLYHAVNIDLPVIFMSADDDTYLAMRALENGAFLFIKKPATMDIIHCLWQHVYREKERNEENVERFQEITASKYSRRSGMDDQNPNYNLGGKGRDKEKFKGDEDQRDHRDNYNLVIDDNSSKGVKRKVCTDWTEELHAKFVDAVTHLGEGRCFPKEILELMDIPGLTRMQVASHLQL encoded by the exons ATGGAGATGGCAAATGAAGCTGGGAACATCCCATCGAGTTCCTGCCATGGCTGGATGGTGCGAGAGATTCATGTGTTGCTTGTGGATCATGATACGGAGTCCTTAATGAACACAACAAAAATGCTAGAAATTTGTTCATACAGag TAACAGTAGCGGGATTGGCATCTGGTGCTATATCGACGCTGTCGAGTGGGAAGGCCAAGTTTGATATTGTGATGGCGGATGTGAACTCACCCGACCTCCGAGCATTTGAGCTTCTGTATCATGCTGTTAACATTGATTTACCTGTCATAT TCATGTCGGCTGATGATGATACATACCTGGCTATGAGGGCACTCGAGAATGGGGCATTCCTGTTCATCAAGAAACCTGCGACGATGGATATCATACATTGTCTGTGGCAACATGTTTACAGAGAAAAAGAGCGAAACGAGGAAAACGTAGAGAGATTTCAAGAAATAACGGCGAGTAAGTATAGCAGAAGATCCGGGATGGATGATCAGAACCCGAATTATAACCTCGGAGGCAAAGGGCGAGACAAAGAAAAATTTAAGGGCGATGAAGATCAAAGGGACCATAGGGATAATTATAATTTAGTTATAGATGATAATAGCAGCAAGGGGGTCAAGAGGAAAGTTTGCACGGACTGGACGGAAGAGCTTCATGCGAAGTTTGTGGATGCAGTGACACATCTTGGTGAAGGGA GATGTTTCCCAAAGGAGATTCTTGAGCTTATGGATATACCCGGTCTGACAAGAATGCAAGTGGCAAGTCATCTCCAG TTGTAG
- the LOC142556001 gene encoding putative GTP diphosphokinase RSH2, chloroplastic produces MPIPTIALYASPSSSVCQINSHASYDVDINGRSTSSASASPSQKHMIGGLSCLFSSPSVKPAYSSGAEELGSLWHDITEELGSSSRYSLSSSVKRDQGRQSPISVLQVPHSSILSGSRSPSLRVSADLKSLNGGLFNGFMRHALGSCVEYGSSPLTLNMKDIDPSSSNISTEELTFTMDDNNFTELDLPPYAKDLLFEAQSKQFIFRDENVVKAFCEAEKAHRGQMRVSGHPYLQHCLETAVLLARIGATPTVVTAGLLHDTVDDSCVTYDHISRTCGTEVADLVDGVSKLSHLSKLARENNTACKTAEADRLHTMFLGMADARAVLIKLADRLHNMITLDALPLLKQQRFAKETLKIFVPLANRLGISTWKEQLEDLCFEHLNPDKYQELSSELVKAFDEAMVTYSVEKLEQALTAGAVPYLWVSGRHKSLYSTYSKMLKKKLNINEIHDIHGFRLIVETEEDCYRALGVVHHLWHEVPGRFKDYIVSPKLNGYQSLHTVVMGDDMVPLEVQIRTKEMHLQAECGIAAHWRYKEGDSKHSSYIVQMVEWARWVVTLQCEAMSKDMTSAGFIDSMKPPRAFLSLSENCTFSCKPCYGSEGPIFVILIENDKMSVQEFPANSSVGDILERAGRGNSRWTPYGFPMNEELRPRLNRVPVSDTMSKLKMGDVLELTPTIPDKSLTVYREEIQRMYDGGFMKPSAVPAARTLLT; encoded by the exons ATGCCGATTCCGACAATAGCACTTTACGCCAGTCCATCGAGCAGTGTGTGCCAAATAAACTCCCACGCCTCGTATGATGTAGACATCAATGGAAGGTCAACGTCGTCGGCATCAGCTTCGCCTTCGCAGAAACATATGATTGGCGGGCTCTCGTGCTTGTTTTCATCGCCGTCTGTGAAGCCGGCGTATTCGAGTGGAGCCGAGGAATTGGGATCTCTGTGGCACGACATAACTGAGGAGTTGGGTTCCTCTTCCCGATATTCTTTAAGCTCGTCCGTGAAGAGAGATCAAGGCCGTCAGAGCCCGATATCTGTACTCCAGGTTCCCCATAGTTCAATCTTATCCGGTTCCCGAAGCCCGTCTTTAAGAGTTAGCGCCGATTTGAAGTCGCTGAATGGGGGACTGTTTAATGGGTTCATGAGGCATGCTCTGGGTTCGTGTGTGGAATATGGTTCCTCGCCTTTGACTTTAAATATGAAAGACATCGACCCATCTTCGTCGAATATCTCAACGGAGGAGCTAACTTTCACCATGGATGATAACAATTTCACGGAGTTGGATTTACCCCCATATGCTAAAGACCTGCTTTTTGAAGCCCAATCGAAGCAATTTATCTTTCGTGATGAAAACGTTGTTAAGGCGTTTTGCGAAGCTGAAAAGGCTCATAGAGGCCAG ATGCGTGTTAGTGGGCATCCTTATTTGCAGCATTGCTTGGAGACGGCGGTCCTGTTGGCAAGAATCGGAGCTACACCCACAGTTGTTACCGCTGGACTTTTGCATGATACGGTTGACGATTCTTGTGTTACTTATGACCATATTTCCAGGACTTGTGGAACTGAGGTTGCAGATTTGGTCGATGGG GTGTCTAAGCTCAGCCACTTGAGCAAACTTGCACGGGAGAACAACACGGCATGTAAAACCGCTGAGGCAGATCGATTGCATACCATGTTTCTTGGGATGGCAGATGCAAGAGCTGTTCTTATAAAATTGGCTGATCGATTGCATAACATGATTACTTTGGATGCATTACCTTTGCTCAAACAACAAAGATTTGCAAAGGaaacattgaaaatatttgttccCCTGGCCAATAGATTAGGGATCTCGACTTGGAAAGAGCAGCTGGAAGATCTTTGCTTCGAGCACCTCAATCCTGATAAGTACCAAGAATTGTCATCCGAGCTTGTGAAGGCCTTTGATGAGGCAATGGTTACTTATTCCGTGGAGAAATTAGAGCAAGCTCTGACAGCTGGAGCTGTTCCCTATCTTTGGGTATCAGGCAGGCATAAGAGTTTGTACAGCACATATTCCAAAATGTTAAA GAAGAAGCTCAACATAAATGAGATCCATGACATTCATGGGTTTAGATTGATTGTTGAAACTGAAGAAGATTGCTATAGAGCCCTTGGAGTTGTCCACCATCTATGGCACGAAGTTCCTGGTAGATTCAAGGACTATATTGTTTCTCCAAAGTTGAATGG GTACCAATCTCTTCACACAGTGGTGATGGGTGACGATATGGTTCCCCTAGAAGTTCAGATTCGAACCAAAGAGATGCATCTGCAAGCTGAATGTGGAATCGCTGCTCACTGGAGATACAAAGAAGGTGATTCAAAGCACTCTTCTTACATCGTTCAGATGGTTGAGTGGGCGCGATGGGTTGTTACTTTGCAGTGTGAGGCCATGAGCAAAGATATGACGTCTGCGGGATTTATTGACTCCATGAAGCCACCTCGCGCATTCCTTTCCCTCTCCGAGAATTGCACATTTTCTTGCAAACCTTGTTACGGCTCCGAAGGACCCATCTTTGTCATATTGATTGAAAATGATAAG ATGTCTGTCCAAGAATTCCCAGCAAACTCATCAGTGGGAGATATATTGGAACGAGCTGGTCGAGGTAATTCTAGATGGACGCCATATGGATTCCCGATGAATGAAGAGCTGAGGCCACGGCTAAACCGTGTGCCTGTTAGTGATACCATGTCGAAGCTGAAAATGGGGGATGTGTTGGAGCTAACCCCAACAATACCTGACAAGTCATTGACAGTGTATCGGGAAGAAATCCAGCGGATGTATGATGGAGGTTTCATGAAACCAAGCGCAGTGCCTGCTGCACGTACCTTGCTAACGTGA
- the LOC142556000 gene encoding putative disease resistance protein RGA3, with protein sequence MADLIITEILTQVGAIVEEMAREEIRLVSRVEKDVMNLTRTFKSLQAVQLDAEKRQVKEEAVKVWLANLRDVSCDAEDVLFEWITAINKSKNDRETEESSSPIYQKVCSFVTLPCFGVRRVALRRDIALKIKEINQRLDLIAADKYRYKLNTLEGSGGLERLKITSYIDVSDILGRDVNKDTLVRKMLSVKNQKNALNVISILGLGGMGKTALAQLVYNSSAVFDHFDIRMWVCVSEPFDEVRVAKAIVEDIEGKAPYAFELETVLRQLRNNITGKRYLLVLDDVWTGEYRKWEQIFNSLRTGAACSTILVTTRHEKVAKTMRSSYELLLGELSEEDSWCLFSEIAFFEKRKEQREELEDVGRELARKCKGLPLVLKTIGSLMRFKTSLKDWQEVLSSEFWTLEEAEEELLQPLMLSYYDLPSPLKRCFSFCAFFPKDHKIDADNLIKLWMAQGYIESNEHEEMETTGQKYLQNLAMRSFFQELEKDKDGKTILKFKIHDMVHDFAQYLTKNECSLIEVNSDLVRKMESSQVSVRHLTLMRSEDAHFPTSVPNIEKLHSFWVQCFFDSPPILIKLDSLEPDLFRRLSRLRALDLSRNMLGDLPKDVGKMMALKYLNLSHNPLSELPETLGELYNLQTLNLSSCDHLKKLPQRIRKLVNLRHLKIDHTNSLKALPKGISDLHSLQTLSKFVIISRENKGEEVACRIADLNSLNNLRGHLKVEGLGYASDGEEAKKAEMQKKEHLSGLHLDFSPITQSCSRKDEVIEALRGHKNLQVLQISSYGGTKFPTWIMNLSNMRELSLQDCQNCTNLPPLGKLPSLVILYIEGMNNLKFVGAEFLGLCVDANSTLNGEAKLEGTSFPKLKKLKISNMENWEEWDFLNGGSFDENVKVMPSLKCLKLAHCGKLKTFPQHLLLNTTPLSKLSINKCALLQEQFKKTGEKRSRISHILTVRIS encoded by the coding sequence ATGGCCGATCTCATCATCACTGAGATCCTTACCCAAGTAGGAGCAATCGTGGAAGAAATGGCTCGCGAAGAGATAAGATTAGTATCCCGGGTTGAAAAAGATGTCATGAACCTAACCCGAACATTCAAATCCCTTCAAGCAGTGCAGCTTGATGCAGAAAAACGACAAGTGAAAGAGGAAGCGGTTAAAGTTTGGCTTGCTAACCTCAGAGATGTGTCCTGTGATGCCGAGGATGTTCTGTTTGAATGGATAACCGCAATCAACAAGTCAAAGAATGATCGGGAAACTGAAGAATCTTCGTCTCCTATTTATCAAAAGGTGTGTTCTTTCGTCACTTTGCCTTGTTTTGGTGTGAGAAGAGTTGCCTTACGTAGAGATATAGCTCTTAAGATTAAGGAAATCAACCAGAGACTTGACCTTATAGCTGCCGATAAATATAGATATAAGTTGAATACTCTCGAGGGTAGCGGCGGCCTCGAGAGGCTTAAAATTACGTCTTACATTGATGTATCAGATATTCTAGGTAGAGATGTGAATAAGGATACTCTTGTTAGGAAAATGTTGTCCGTTAAAAATCAAAAAAATGCTTTAAACGTGATTTCAATTTTGGGCTTAGGAGGGATGGGAAAGACAGCACTTGCTCAACTAGTTTACAATTCTAGTGCTGTGTTTGATCATTTTGATATAAGAATGTGGGTGTGTGTTTCCGAGCCGTTTGATGAGGTGCGGGTTGCGAAAGCCATCGTGGAAGATATTGAAGGGAAGGCACCCTATGCATTTGAACTTGAAACCGTGCTTCGCCAACTTAGGAATAACATAACAGGGAAGAGGTATTTGCTTGTGTTGGATGATGTGTGGACCGGGGAGTATCGAAAATGGGAGCAAATTTTTAATTCTCTCCGGACAGGTGCAGCTTGTAGTACGATTTTAGTCACGACTAGACACGAAAAGGTTGCGAAAACAATGAGAAGCAGCTACGAGCTTCTGTTGGGAGAGTTGTCGGAGGAGGACTCGTGGTGTCTATTTAGTGAAATTGCATTTTTCGAAAAACGCAAGGAGCAACGTGAAGAATTGGAAGATGTTGGTAGGGAATTAGCTCGTAAATGTAAAGGCTTGCCTCTAGTTCTTAAGACTATTGGTAGTTTAATGAGATTTAAAACATCACTGAAAGATTGGCAAGAAGTTTTGTCCAGTGAGTTTTGGACATTGGAGGAAGCAGAGGAAGAGCTTCTTCAACCTCTTATGTTGAGCTATTATGACTTGCCTTCACCTTTGAAACGATGCTTCTCGTTTTGTGCTTTCTTTCCAAAAGATCACAAGATCGATGCCGATAATCTAATTAAGCTTTGGATGGCACAAGGATATATTGAATCAAATGAGCATGAGGAAATGGAGACAACAGgtcaaaaatacttgcaaaatttGGCGATGAGGTCATTTTTCCAAGAGTTAGAGAAAGATAAGGATGGTAAAACGATTTTGaagttcaagattcatgatatGGTGCATGATTTTGCACAATATCTTACCAAGAACGAATGCTCTTTGATTGAAGTCAACAGTGATTTAGTACGAAAAATGGAGTCGTCTCAGGTAAGTGTTCGTCATCTGACGTTGATGCGTTCAGAAGATGCTCATTTTCCGACCTCTGTCCCAAATATAGAAAAACTGCACTCCTTTTGGGTTCAGTGTTTCTTTGATTCTCCGCCTATCTTAATTAAACTTGACAGTCTTGAGCCTGATTTGTTTCGACGTTTGTCAAGACTCAGGGCGTTGGATTTGAGCCGAAATATGCTCGGAGACCTACCTAAAGATGTAGGCAAGATGATGGCCTTGAAGTACCTCAACTTATCCCACAATCCATTATCGGAACTGCCCGAAACCCTTGGTGAATTGTATAATTTGCAAACATTAAATCTTAGCTCCTGTGACCATCTCAAGAAACTACCTCAAAGAATCCGGAAATTAGTAAACCTGAGGCATCTTAAAATCGATCACACCAATAGCCTCAAGGCATTGCCTAAAGGAATCAGTGACCTACACTCTCTCCAAACATTAAGTAAATTTGTAATTATCAGTCGAGAGAACAAAGGTGAAGAGGTAGCATGCAGAATAGCAGACTTGAACAGCCTCAACAATCTTCGAGGGCACCTCAAAGTCGAAGGGCTAGGCTATGCATCTGATGGAGAAGAAGCCAAGAAAGCTGAGATGCAAAAGAAGGAACACCTTTCTGGTTTGCACTTGGATTTTAGCCCTATAACTCAATCTTGTAGCAGAAAAGATGAGGTAATAGAAGCTCTTCGAGGGCACAAAAATCTTCAGGTTTTGCAGATAAGTTCATATGGAGGCACTAAATTTCCTACTTGGATTATGAACTTATCCAATATGAGAGAACTTTCCTTGCAAGACTGCCAAAACTGCACAAATTTACCTCCTTTGGGGAAACTTCCATCACTGGTAATACTCTACATCGAGGGCATGAATAACCTTAAGTTTGTAGGAGCTGAATTTCTGGGACTTTGTGTCGATGCTAACAGCACACTGAATGGTGAAGCCAAGCTTGAGGGAACCTCATTTCCGAAGCTAAAGAAACTGAAGATTTCTAACATGGAAAATTGGGAAGAATGGGACTTTTTGAACGGAGGAAGCTTTgatgaaaatgttaaggttATGCCTAGTCTCAAGTGTTTGAAACTGGCTCATTGCGGCAAACTAAAGACATTTCCTCAGCATCTGCTTCTCAACACCACACCGCTATCGAAATTGAGTATAAATAAATGTGCTCTACTACAGgaacaattcaagaaaactggagaGAAACGGAGCAGAATTTCACACATTCTCACAGTCAGAATCTCCTGA